In Dunckerocampus dactyliophorus isolate RoL2022-P2 chromosome 14, RoL_Ddac_1.1, whole genome shotgun sequence, one DNA window encodes the following:
- the wu:fc17b08 gene encoding ligand-dependent corepressor isoform X2, translated as MASQCKRQQCSIDRRGFRQELDSWRHKLIHCVGFESILEGLFGSQLVEDLQLFKDSEPVAGSDWSFDENCLFCCFRRDKVKEHLIGLSSEESLQDPLKPLLVKDQTTISRLEKQAEEFLNAVLSNKDVPSFSDPHIPVVAREILQRMIRQFATEYTSKTSSPQDSSSEPQPSSDQSPQTPAMTSGVPTSSPSAVVAGPVHSHNPVLSKLLMADQDAPLDLTVKKTQSEPSEQEGVLDLSIKKSRHSSSFSGHSPCLSPKVSTLKGRSLSADGQDGRRRENIGHSARYKPSSSLAYSLHIKEEVGLESDPESPLSHNRSVTPTDLCGNGFGAWSSKAHFGALLKLKASSEASEHLKDIPRLLEAAGLFSKSLSYGKGKHRDAFRDHATSLYHPNIDLKIPQVRVLAAGTDAAWDPLPVENSGSLCENGLGKKLHSRKKSNGVFWPRDTDRQVRNLSLDSESDLANKPPRKKRGRYRQYNTELLEEAIVVVMGGKMSVSKAQSIYGIPHSTLEYKVKERLGTLKHPPKKKLRLINSLDEKRVSHFPKSEELQAISEERESSSTENGSGLHDGSLSPN; from the exons GTTTTGAGAGCATTCTGGAAGGTCTGTTTGGCTCACAGCTGGTAGAAGACCTACAGTTATTTAAGG ATTCGGAGCCTGTTGCAGGGTCTGACTGGTCATTTGATGAAAATTGTTTATTCTGCTGTTTTAGACGAGATAAAGTAAAG GAACACTTGATTGGCTTAAGTAGTGAGGAGAGTCTCCAAGATCCGCTCAAACCTCTCCTGGTGAAAGATCAGACCACCATCAGCAGATTAGAGAAGCAAGCAGAGGAATTTCTCAATGCAGTCCTCTCTAATAAAG atgtgcCAAGTTTCTCCGACCCACACATCCCAGTAGTGGCACGAGAGATCCTGCAGAGAATGATCCGGCAGTTTGCCACCGAATATACCTCAAAAACCAGCTCTCCTCAGGATAGTAGCTCAGAACCCCAGCCAAGCTCTGACCAAAGTCCACAGACCCCAGCCATGACTTCTGGGGTTCCAACCAGCAGCCCGTCTGCCGTCGTGGCGGGGCCCGTGCACAGCCACAACCCCGTCCTTAGCAAGCTCCTCATGGCCGACCAGGATGCCCCTCTTGACCTCACAGTCAAGAAAACCCAGTCTGAGCCCAGTGAGCAAG AGGGAGTCCTTGACTTGTCCATCAAAAAGAGTCGCCATAGCAGCAGTTTTTCAGGCCACAGTCCATGCCTTTCTCCTAAGGTGTCCACACTCAAGGG GCGATCCTTGAGCGCAGACGGACAGGatgggaggaggagggagaatATCGGCCACTCCGCCCGTTATAAGCCCTCCTCATCTCTTGCGTACTCTCTGCACATCAAAGAGGAGGTTGGTCTGGAAAGCGACCCAGAGTCACCTCTCAGCCATAACCGCAGCGTCACACCCACTGACCTCTGCGGAAACGGATTCGGCGCCTGGAGTTCCAAAGCTCATTTTGGTGCACTCCTCAAACTCAAAGCTAGCAGTGAAGCTAGTGAGCACCTTAAAGACATTCCCAGGTTATTGGAAGCTGCTGGACTCTTTTCAAAGTCTTTGTCCTACGGTAAAGGAAAGCACCGGGATGCCTTCCGAGACCACGCCACCTCCCTTTATCATCCCAACATTGACCTCAAGATCCCCCAGGTGCGAGTTTTGGCTGCAGGGACAGACGCTGCTTGGGATCCCCTCCCAGTTGAAAATTCAGGTTCACTTTGTGAGAATGGTCTGGGAAAGAAGCTTCATTCCCGCAAAAAGAGCAATGGTGTTTTTTGGCCTCGTGACACAGACCGCCAAGTCAGAAACCTTTCCCTGGATTCAGAGTCTGACCTAGCAAACAAACCGCCAAGGAAGAAACGTGGTCGCTACCGACAGTACAACACGGAGCTGCTGGAGGAAGCCATAGTGGTGGTGATGGGTGGGAAAATGAGCGTATCAAAAGCCCAGTCGATCTACGGCATTCCCCACAGCACCCTGGAGTACAAGGTTAAAGAGCGCCTGGGGACCTTGAAACATCCCCCGAAAAAGAAACTGCGGCTGATTAACTCGCTTGATGAGAAGAGAGTTTCTCATTTCCCAAAGAGTGAAGAACTCCAGGCCATCTCTGAGGAAAGAGAGAGCTCATCCACAGAGAATGGAAGTGGGTTGCATGATGGAAGTCTTTCAccaaattaa
- the wu:fc17b08 gene encoding mucin-2 isoform X1 → MASQCKRQQCSIDRRGFRQELDSWRHKLIHCVGFESILEGLFGSQLVEDLQLFKDSEPVAGSDWSFDENCLFCCFRRDKVKEHLIGLSSEESLQDPLKPLLVKDQTTISRLEKQAEEFLNAVLSNKDVPSFSDPHIPVVAREILQRMIRQFATEYTSKTSSPQDSSSEPQPSSDQSPQTPAMTSGVPTSSPSAVVAGPVHSHNPVLSKLLMADQDAPLDLTVKKTQSEPSEQEGVLDLSIKKSRHSSSFSGHSPCLSPKVSTLKGECAVLPIAKAKELQSTSTLEQFMAKLCRHHQRQIVDAIGFLQTEVKALGAFKTQQTNNSASEREQGTTCSTPVMSEKSSFDLRIPVESTPKSQILDISCSIQRDSVTENVPETVVPLTSVPASPVLDLHSPESGSNQALVTPTAIPVDADSNRQGDHAPLKMKIMKSSNVAAGKKLSCVLTTSLASDSGTLEARQNNSNLSNRTETHSARLSSSLKRHNLLNHSHSARQRGAVWHTPIKELSLPQANAAESPRTARKTIRPSTHQQTRHAPYRMVDPDLGNCDIVYIDKPITECFKEQQRNLLPRRNARKSTRGHLYTDEIWELKTVRTLAGRGNCPNPMPELITLVTPKQILSKPEGVPPVDMPFAGACRETVSELMSSEESDERVIPGTGDVVEVAANEADIIVETSQTDQCQNKLETPQPIISALSDNIVTNNSTDDLQLQELTSSECKKTVEGHENVAQTSFEAETDKEPEPEQTEPTTTAVSETTEPSDKINTEETELHILCNKMHGCEATPLPTSAPSPMDQGNEKDNGRPQEPPPEKQTLTDKLEETEKSLTSGLVKEQMLIEQESAAAVDAETDVPVSTFEEDEYDVSSKTMDTLLKELPPWRRKRGTVISLPKRLRHLQTVIVGYVNGRPISASDRSLRRRLNSGTSPTKTPVKQSPKVPKKADSPETMNLEANTTEAVVSTESTASAPELPLVAASDITENPTVKISPKSKPIQNQGQKVEPVDSGTETKRQLRSAVQKRAETLPSDLSPNSVTSFSPPKPSLLPASPAALPPVSPLLTGLTSPGTPEQSPLSTVQETVLEVNSQKSQSSGSVSEEVQSISVKQKLRSSKMVVEEIKNETPLDVGLSFENETEMQKRMAPSKGKRVLITEPSTETENPNAASLEERCISSPGVDKPTRMPLRSESGKAETSSQPVPQSPPSDNKKLSLRSQRLSSPSTSAHPVSGKNTNVVSPTRTPPSKTQTRSPPSLATSVQPRSSASTVISPRLESRRQTNKFLEALNGEDNQQLLTDLNLKYEKMQKGWLQMDRDGQPAAKYKNKSDRQAAIWKSKRRARKPKTLEPQKYSPVQMLFTKDFDLSSICRWFLESTETQSLVIVKKINTRLPSETQLCFHSSSNASGVSQGVFPSLQAERLKKHLKKFAIASPVKSNPRSQKLIAKTLEQETTLIKGKERRELPRAAHTNRVHARVDAGGHANESQKSPAKPKNPASARILRKYSNIREKMHVQQTNVRLKGISKNLKPNSLKRQTTEPASESTVSPPQKAPKLPLPVAKPVKATRIARRRTLARRKSTRLRAVEARDVTQVKRCSQRLNSMTDASKIQVDKKTSEVDKDREKSSVNKVNAGKNHVNESPESKEIKSVQGAPEAEVKPPEAPDQVLTRSQRNMKATSNDSSSRVTKMSKMAKQRASLKSIRKAEGITRKAAVKRNSDAMWSRTRAQDLLAPPAKRTRMSR, encoded by the exons GTTTTGAGAGCATTCTGGAAGGTCTGTTTGGCTCACAGCTGGTAGAAGACCTACAGTTATTTAAGG ATTCGGAGCCTGTTGCAGGGTCTGACTGGTCATTTGATGAAAATTGTTTATTCTGCTGTTTTAGACGAGATAAAGTAAAG GAACACTTGATTGGCTTAAGTAGTGAGGAGAGTCTCCAAGATCCGCTCAAACCTCTCCTGGTGAAAGATCAGACCACCATCAGCAGATTAGAGAAGCAAGCAGAGGAATTTCTCAATGCAGTCCTCTCTAATAAAG atgtgcCAAGTTTCTCCGACCCACACATCCCAGTAGTGGCACGAGAGATCCTGCAGAGAATGATCCGGCAGTTTGCCACCGAATATACCTCAAAAACCAGCTCTCCTCAGGATAGTAGCTCAGAACCCCAGCCAAGCTCTGACCAAAGTCCACAGACCCCAGCCATGACTTCTGGGGTTCCAACCAGCAGCCCGTCTGCCGTCGTGGCGGGGCCCGTGCACAGCCACAACCCCGTCCTTAGCAAGCTCCTCATGGCCGACCAGGATGCCCCTCTTGACCTCACAGTCAAGAAAACCCAGTCTGAGCCCAGTGAGCAAG AGGGAGTCCTTGACTTGTCCATCAAAAAGAGTCGCCATAGCAGCAGTTTTTCAGGCCACAGTCCATGCCTTTCTCCTAAGGTGTCCACACTCAAGGG TGAGTGTGCAGTCTTGCCTATTGCAAAGGCAAAAGAGCTGCAGTCCACCTCAACACTGGAACAGTTCATGGCGAAGCTCTGCCGCCACCATCAGAGACAGATTGTCGATGCCATAGGTTTCTTGCAGACTGAGGTCAAGGCACTGGGGGCTTTCAAGACACAGCAAACTAATAACTCTGCCTCTGAAAGGGAACAGGGAACAACCTGCTCCACCCCTGTTATGTCTGAGAAGTCAAGCTTTGATCTTAGGATTCCTGTTGAATCCACGCCGAAATCTCAAATCCTGGATATTTCCTGTTCTATCCAAAGGGATAGTGTCACGGAAAACGTTCCAGAGACTGTAGTTCCATTGACGTCTGTTCCTGCTAGCCCTGTGTTGGATCTTCATAGCCCTGAGTCAGGGAGCAACCAGGCTTTGGTCACCCCGACTGCTATCCCCGTAGACGCTGACAGCAACCGTCAAGGTGACCATGCTCCTCTTAAGATGAAAATTATGAAAAGCAGTAATGTTGCTGCTGGTAAAAAGTTATCTTGTGTGCTGACCACCTCGCTTGCATCTGACTCTGGTACATTGGAGGCCAGACAAAATAACTCAAATTTATCCAACAGAACAGAGACACATAGCGCTAGACTAAGCTCTTCTCTGAAAAGACATAATCTGCTAAATCACTCGCATTCTGCGAGACAGAGAGGAGCTGTGTGGCACACACCAATTAAAGAGCTTTCACTTCCTCAGGCTAATGCTGCAGAATCACCACGAACTGCCAGGAAAACCATCCGGCCATCCACCCATCAACAAACTAGACATGCTCCTTATAGGATGGTTGACCCTGATCTTGGCAACTGTGACATTGTTTACATTGACAAACCCATTACAGAGTGCTTTAAAGAACAACAGCGTAACTTGCTTCCCCGCCGCAACGCCCGGAAAAGCACTAGGGGACATTTGTACACAGATGAAATTTGGGAGTTAAAAACTGTCCGCACGTTGGCTGGAAGGGGCAACTGTCCTAATCCGATGCCAGAGTTGATCACATTGGTCACTCCAAAACAGATCCTTTCAAAGCCTGAAGGTGTACCCCCGGTGGATATGCCGTTTGCTGGAGCATGTAGAGAGACAGTGAGTGAGCTGATGTCCTCAGAAGAGTCTGATGAAAGGGTAATACCAGGAACAGGTGACGTGGTGGAGGTAGCAGCTAATGAAGCAGACATTATAGTAGAAACCAGTCAGACCGATCAGTGTCAGAACAAGTTAGAGACCCCTCAACCTATAATAAGTGCACTATCTGACAACATAGTAACAAATAACAGCACAGATGATCTCCAATTACAAGAGCTAACATCTTCTGAGTGCAAGAAAACAGTAGAAGGTCATGAAAATGTTGCACAGACCTCATTTGAAGCAGAAACGGATAAAGAGCCTGAACCTGAACAAACCGAACCTACTACAACAGCAGTGTCCGAAACAACAGAACCGTCAGATAAAATCAACACAGAAGAAACGGAACTTCATATTCTGTGTAATAAAATGCATGGCTGTGAGGCTACCCCCCTCCCCACGAGCGCACCATCACCAATGGATCAGGGAAATGAGAAAGACAATGGTAGACCCCAGGAACCGCCGCCAGAGAAACAGACACTCACTGATAAGCTTGAAGAGACTGAAAAATCTTTGACCTCAGGATTAGTCAAAGAGCAGATGTTGATTGAACAAGAAAGTGCAGCAGCTGTAGATGCTGAAACTGATGTGCCTGTATCAACATTTGAAGAAGATGAATATGATGTTTCCTCAAAGACAATGGATACTCTCCTAAAGGAATTACCTCCTTGGCGTAGGAAAAGAGGCACAGTGATCTCTCTGCCAAAGAGGCTACGACATTTGCAGACTGTGATCGTGGGCTACGTTAATGGGAGACCCATATCAGCCTCTGACAGGAGTCTGCGCCGTAGACTAAACAGTGGCACATCACCCACTAAAACCCCAGTGAAACAAAGCCCGAAGGTTCCCAAAAAAGCTGACTCTCCGGAAACCATGAACCTAGAAGCAAATACAACTGAAGCAGTCGTATCAACAGAATCCACTGCGAGCGCACCTGAACTTCCTCTAGTGGCAGCTTCTGACATAACAGAAAACCCTACAGTTAAGATATCCCCCAAGTCCAAACCAATCCAAAATCAAGGCCAGAAAGTTGAGCCGGTGGATTCTGGCACTGAAACCAAACGACAACTAAGATCAGCCGTCCAGAAACGTGCTGAAACTCTTCCATCAGACCTTTCTCCAAATTCTGTCACATCCTTTTCACCTCCTAAACCTAGTTTACTCCCGGCTTCCCCTGCAGCCCTGCCCCCCGTTTCTCCTCTTTTGACAGGGTTAACTTCACCTGGAACTCCTGAACAGTCTCCACTGAGTACAGTCCAAGAGACAGTGTTGGAGGTAAACAGTCAAAAAAGTCAATCATCAGGGAGCGTTTCAGAAGAAGTCCAAAGTATCTCGGTCAAACAAAAATTAAGATCTTCAAAGATGGTAgtagaagaaataaaaaatgaaactcCGCTTGACGTGGGGTTATCATTTGAGAATGAGACTGAAATGCAAAAAAGGATGGCACCATCAAAAGGAAAAAGGGTTCTCATAACGGAACCTTCAACAGAAACAGAAAACCCAAATGCAGCATCATTAGAGGAACGTTGTATAAGTTCACCAGGAGTTGATAAGCCCACAAGAATGCCACTGAGGAGTGAGAGTGGTAAGGCCGAAACATCCTCCCAACCTGTCCCTCAGTCACCACCTTCGGACAACAAAAAGCTATCTTTGCGATCCCAGAGGTTGTCTTCACCCTCTACCAGTGCTCACCCTGTATCTGGAAAGAACACTAATGTGGTGTCACCTACCAGAACACCTCCATCAAAAACTCAGACCAGGTCACCTCCGTCACTTGCTACATCAGTTCAGCCTCGGAGCTCAGCCTCCACTGTGATTTCACCAAGACTGGAGTCACGCAGACAGACCAATAAGTTCTTGGAAGCACTGAATGGAGAAGATAATCAACAGCTGCTTACAGACTTGAACCTCAAATATGAAAAGATGCAGAAAGGCTGGCTGCAAATGGACAGAGATGGTCAGCcagcagcaaaatataaaaacaaatcagaCAGACAAGCAGCTATATGGAAGAGTAAACGCAGGGCCCGCAAGCCAAAGACTTTAGAACCACAGAAGTATTCACCAGTTCAAATGCTCTTTACCAAGGACTTTGATCTTTCCAGTATTTGTCGCTGGTTCCTGGAATCAACAGAAACCCAATCTCTTGTCATTGTTAAGAAAATAAACACCCGTCTTCCGTCGGAAACTCAGCTGTGCTTCCACAGCTCGTCCAATGCATCGGGGGTCTCTCAGGGCGTTTTTCCAAGCTTACAAGCGGAACGCTTAAAgaaacacttgaaaaagtttgcCATTGCCTCTCCTGTAAAAAGTAACCCCAGGAGTCAGAAACTCATTGCAAAAACGCTGGAGCAGGAGACAACCTTGATCAAAGGCAAAGAGAGGCGAGAACTTCCCAGAGCTGCTCATACCAATCGGGTGCACGCAAGAGTTGATGCTGGGGGACACGCCAACGAATCCCAGAAATCTCCTGCTAAGCCAAAGAATCCTGCCAGTGCCAGGATTTTGAGGAAATACTCCAATATTAGAGAAAAGATGCATGTCCAGCAAACTAATGTTCGACTGAAAGGCATCTCTAAAAACTTAAAACCTAACAGCTTAAAAAGACAGACCACAGAACCTGCTTCTGAGTCAACCGTCAGTCCACCTCAGAAGGCACCAAAACTGCCCCTACCTGTCGCTAAGCCAGTGAAGGCAACAAGAATAGCAAGGAGGAGAACATTGGCTCGAAGAAAGTCTACAAGGCTTCGAGCTGTCGAGGCTCGGGACGTCACTCAAGTCAAAAGATGTTCGCAGCGACTGAATTCTATGACAGATGCATCAAAAATCCAAGTAGACAAAAAGACATCAGAAGTAGACAAAGATAGGGAAAAGTCCTCTGTGAACAAAGTCAACGCTGgtaaaaatcatgtaaatgaaTCACCGGAAAGCAAAGAAATCAAAAGTGTGCAAGGTGCTCCTGAGGCGGAAGTGAAACCTCCCGAAGCACCCGACCAAGTGTTGACCAGATCCCAGAGAAATATGAAAGCAACGTCGAACGATAGCTCCAGTCGTGTGACAAAGATGTCCAAGATGGCGAAGCAGCGTGCGTCTCTCAAGTCCATCAGGAAGGCTGAGGGAATCACCAGAAAAGCTGCTGTGAAGAGAAATAGCGACGCCATGTGGTCTCGTACGAGAGCTCAGGACCTCCTAGCACCGCCAGCAAAGCGCACCAGGATGTCACGGTAA